The DNA region CTGATCCAGATCCTCACTACTTTTAACTTTGTGTTGATCATGACCCTTAATTCCAATATTCATACCTTGATAATTATCGCGACTTCGATTCTCAACATTCTTCCCGACCCTGACacatttaatctttttttatttttcttttgaccTTCATTTGGTCTTTAGCTTTGTTTTGCTCTTGATTTCTAGCTTTGTAACTTTATGCCTGTATAACTTCTTTAGCTTCAGCCCTAGGAAGATTTCCTTAATTAACAATTTCGGTTTAGACTTGGTTCATTTTCTAATTATCTGCAAGAATTTAAACATTGGAAGATGCTTCTTGTGATGTTTCAGTTCTAATGATCTAATTACCCTTGCTGGTATCTTGTTCACTTCTTCTAGATGCATGATTTCTTGGATTGGAATTTCGAGAATTATTTGTAGGTCATTTATTTATTGAGTGAGTGAATGTATTGCAATTCACACACCTATTAGGACGCCATTCATACCTTGCaccaatttcaaatattttcccAGCCTATCCTTAAGCTCCGCATTCAGCGGAAGAGAAATACTTGGGTGAAATCAACGCTTACCCTGGAAATAGAGGCTCTTTCATAGCCTTCCATAGCTGGATCAAACATTAGTGGCTTGCCTATTATGCTAGAGATATAAGCAAGGTCGATCGAATCACACAAATGTAGAGGGATGTTCTTTAGATTGTCCCATATCTGCTCAAGCTCAGGAGGTCTGTGTTTAGTGTTTAACTTCTCACTCCATTTGTATAGTTTAAAGCGCTGACCcttaataaaattgtatttgcTTTCGATGATTGGATTGATTTCGCTTCTGTTTCTGAAAGATAGAATGTAGAATTTGTGGTCATTAACTGTAATTCTTTCAAGTCTAGAACTTTCACATTAATGCATAAGGGTTGTCTTTGCGGCTAGATAAGGAACTTTTGTATTCCCATAAAGTGCCCAACAATAATAGAGTCCCAAGCTTTCATGCATTTTTCTTCAATCTCCAGAGGCAGTTCAAATCTGTATGGATAATCAAGGGTGATAACTCTTGGGACATAATATCTATACATAACTTTCCCTTCTATAGATCAGGTGCAGACCTATTGCCCCACACCTGATCATTTTGCCACGTTTTATTTGGGTTATTTCTGATAGTATACACTGTCGTTTTGTTGCACTTTGAGACCTCCTTCATGGTATTAAACGACCACTGAACTATCTCATCATATTGATCTTTGTTGAATTTGTTCCAGTCTTTTTGATAGTGATTATTGAACTGGATGTTCAATTAATCACTTATTACTTTCTCCATAGTAATTCCATGCTTCTTGATTTGTAGAAATAATTTTCTTAGTTGGTTCCTAAGACCTATCGGATtagcaatttcatttttcttcataGACCAGGCTAAATGAACAATAGTGTTGTTAGAAGGAGTTGTTGTATCTTTAGGAGGATTATCACCAACATTGCCTTTAATTTCATTACAATGAACAACAGGGATTGTTGTGTTTGATGGAATCGCTTGTTGCTTTTGGCCCGGTTAGGTTAGTCAGCCCACCTAACTCTTTTGTCACCTGAATTTCTAATATCCTCATCCCTTACTATCTTCATTAGAATGTCATCATCTGATGCCTCATTTTTTCCTTGGTCTGTAGTTTCTTTTCCTTCAGTAGGGGTCTCTTCTTGACCGGGTAACTTTTCATGGATATATGCTTCGCGATCAAGAGTTGCTAATGGGAAAAAGGCTCCAAGGTGGATAGGTTCTGTATCTAGTCTTGTTTCTGTTGCTGTAGTACCAGGTGTTTTaagttaagtgtttgagattgCTTTCTTGGCTTGTTTCCTTtcttttgaattataattcttcTTTGATTACTTAGGAGACTTGGAATTGTTCAGTTCTGAATTAGGACTCTTCTTTGCAGCATCAATACCAGCCTTCGGTTTTTCAGCTAGTATTCTTGATATAGCTTTATGGTATTCAAAGTCACAAATAACGACTTCATCGAATTCGGTTCTAACATCGGAAGGAAATCCAACCTCAATTTTAGAGTTTGTGTTGGCATTCAAATTCTTTCCATTGGGTTTATCAAATTGACCCTTGATTTTGGACTTTGACCTATCAACCTAGTCAGTTCTGGAATTCAAACAGAGGTTTTTATCATTCCCGGTTGCAGGAGGACCGAGGTTTTCAGAATTCCCAGTTGTAGGAGGGCGGgttcaattttcattatatGACCCATAATGTCTTCAGACATAGACCCTATATTAGTTTTGACCGTAAAATTTTAAAGACGGAATCTAGAATTCTCAACTTCATGTCTAATAATATCAGTTGAAGGACCAACGTTGCCCGGTTTCAACCTCCGAATTTGTCAGGGATTCTTGAGTCTTTCCATATATTGAATTCATGCATTTTAATTTCACGTCTTGATCCTGAACTCCATCAGTTTTAGACCCAAAAATAATCTCAGCCGATTCAATATATGACTTAGTCccattttctcatatttttcaattttatgtaGATTTTGATTTGACAGCAAGGGTTCCTTCGGTCAAAGCCCTTGTTCTTCACTATATATGAGATCTGGTTCATGATTCCCAACTTTATTACCCATCAGACCCATTATTTCAATAATACCAGTGTTAAGTTCTATGTCCAATGTTGATTTGCTTCACCCAATAGTTTCAGAGACCATGAATTCAACGCTCTTGCTATTGATTTCATCCAATAATGTGCTTTTCTTCAATGGTTCAGCTGTTTGATCATAACCAAAAATCTTTATggactttttaataaatttggtCGAGTTAGATTCAGGCTTTGATTCGTTTTTCCTAGCAACGTCTGAGTTTGGTGGATCTTAGATATAATTATCATGTTTCTTTTTGGTCCGGGGCTTGgaaataactataaatttttgttttccaTTTATGATTTTCTGCATTTTTAAATTTGCATCAGTATCCACCTCTGGATCAGGATCAGACCCAGCTTTTCCTGCATAGACTTCTTCTGCACTTGGTCCAGCTTTTGCTACTCCTTCTTGTGTTGATCCAGCATCTTTCACCATTATTAACTCAACATCAGAACCAATGTAATTTGTTTATGTTTACATATTATCAGCCTTAATACACAGTAGGCTAAGTTAGTTTCAGCTCTTGGAAATCCCATCGGATACTCATCAGTTTCAACAACAATAGACCTTGTTTTCTCAAACCCAGACCATTCTTCCTTGGCACCTGATAGTTCACCCATTTTATCTAGTATAACATAAGATCTTAACACAATTAACTCGACCCCATCCCTGATTTTACACCTACACTATGACCCGGTTGTTCATCAGATATGCACCTGGTTGACTGTATGACCGAAGGACCAAGTGAATTGCATCTTCCCGTTAGATTCTCATCAGATTCAACAACAATAGACCCTGATTTAGATTTACTTACCCCTTTGACTCAAAATTAGTACCTGTTCCTTCCCAACTTGAATTCAACATTAGACCTATAGAATTAGGATCTAGAAGACACGAACCTACATCAGAATTATACGCAACAGACTGTAAGACCGGGGACCCTTAACCTTTGATCCAACATTAACACCCATCAGTTTTCCATCAGTTTCAACACCCATAGACCCTTTTCGAGTTTTACCACTACACCTAACTCAGCAATATCATCTAAATCATTCGTACCTGAATTAAGGATAAGACCAATAAAACTAGGACTCGACAAACAAGACCCTGCATCAGCCCCTAGATTTTTCAATCCAGCATCATTCCCTGAGATCTCTACATCATCAGAACCCGATATAGCCTGAGGACCGATGGATATGCACCTGGTATCCTAATTAACGGGTTCTTCCATCTTTTGGACCCGATTAACCTCAGTTTTTATAAGATTCGATTTGAAGACCGAATTTTCGACTGATAGGTCATTTTGGACTAGATTATCAACCTTAGACTTTAATGCTCAACTTGTGTAACTAATCTCAAGACATTTTTCTAGATTGCAGGAATTAAAATTGTATCTAACCTAGTTCCAGTTTTATCATTCCTAGACAAGTTAATTTTGTATTTCTAACATACTCATTGGTTTCAACAATAATAGACATTGTTTTCTCAAACCCAAACCATTCTTCCTTGGCACCTGCTAGTTCACCCATTTCATCTAGTATAACATAAGattttaacacaaataaatcGACCCCATCCCTGATTTTACACCTACAATATGACCCAGTTGTTCATCAGATATGCACCTGGTTGACTGTATGACCGAAGGACCAAGTAAATTGCATCTTCCCATCAGATTCAACAATAATAGACCCTTATTTAGATTTACTTAGCCCATTGACTTAACATTAGAACCTGTTCCTTCCCAACTTGAATCCAACATTAGATCTATAGAATTAGGACCTGGAAGACACGAACGTGCATTAAAATTATACGCAATAGACTGTAAGACCGGGGACCCTTAACATTAGACCAAACATTAACATCCATCAATTTTCCATCAGTTTCAACACCCACAGACCCTTTTTCAAGTTTTCCCACTGCACCTAACTCAGCAATAGCATCCAAACCATTCTTACCTAAATTAAGTATAGGACCAATAGAACTAGGACCCGACAGACATGACCCTGCATCAGCCCCCAGGTTTTTCAATCCAGCATCATTTCCTGAGATCTCTACATCATTAGAACCCGATATAGCCTGAGGACCGATGGATATGCACCCGGTATCCTAATTAATGAGTTCTTCCATCTTTTGGACCCGATTAACCtcaatttttataagattcgaTTTGAAGACCGAATTTTCCACTAATAAGTCATTTTGGTCCAGATTATAAACCTTAGACTCTAATGACTCAACTTGTGTAACTAATCTCAAGACATTTTTATAGATTGCAGTAATTAAAATTGTATCTAACCTAGTTCCAGTTTTATCATTTCTAGccaagttaattttataattctaacATGCTCATGATCATGAATGATGGATGCATCACCGGTTCAACTATTCACATAACAATCTACATCAAGTGGGTTAGAAATCATACCCGGAAGAGGATTTGTCTTAGAATCAATAGAGCTTTTATCTTCCATTGATAGGACTCCATCCTTGACAGAAGGGATCGGTTTCCCATGATTGTTACTTGATCTGAGTGCTCTTTTATCTCTCTCGGCCTTGCTGCAGGCCGCTGGTCCCTTTGGCAGCTTTTCCGGATCAATAGACCGAGCCAGTAGGGCTCCCTTTTCCGTGTTACAACGCTGGAAGGGCTCATTACCATCCAAAGGATAAATAAATCTATTAAGAGGATTGATCTACAAAGGAACCACAAAGTGGTGAGCTTTACAGTAAAGGGTTGGCTCAATAGACACATTTGGAATTCCAACTATACCTCAATAAGGGTTTGAGATTACAAATTCAGTCAAGAACGAGACTAACACCTTTGAATTAGTCCGTAGCTTGTACAACTTCCATCGGGACGACGGTTGATTCAACATAAACCGTGGCACCTCGCGGTGTGACATGAAGCCTAGACTGTACTTGTAAGCAATGGATGAAGAGGGGAGTGTGACCGACGCTAGGAGTGTGACCGATCTTAGAAGAAAGGAGATTCGATGATTCGCTCCGGTCTAACGACAAAGTGACAACCGTGACCATTCCACTCTAAAAATGATTCTCAATTTGTAACGATTGAACACGATCAGTACAATTGACACGGTTGGCACAACACAATCGGtgacacgatcggcacggttGGCACAACAAAATCGAGGACACGATTGGCACGAAAGACATGATCGACACGAATGACACGATTCACGTAGTAATAAATTTGTAcattttagttttgaaaattttctatacTATTTAGTTCTTTGATTTATTGTTTAGAAAACGatattaaaatcattaacaagTTTTCTGTTGAAACAAAAAAcaatcaatctaaataaaaaggccccaaatttgaatttgaaaaattcaaaatcaggTTTTCTGTTCTTGAGTTATTGGTGAAGAACAACAGCCCAAAAAACTGGCTAACatgtttataatgatgttgggaacCTATTTGGACCAGTTCCAATCTATCCCGatcattttgatcaaaattgaaattttcataacaaatgaaaattccattttttgaattggtcaaaacaaataggcagtgttcatgttttggttgcATTCGACCATATGAAGTACAAGGAAACTATTGGCAAGCTCTCTACTCTTCATTAAAACCTTTATACTAGAAACCTGTTTTTTGCCATAAAATTGTTTGGTTTAATGGAACCTCTTCCTGATCGATTGATGCATCGAAATGACGTTTAAAATGATCCTGGAAGCTTTGTGAAGCTTTCCATGTCCTCAAATCAAAGATCCGAGCctcaaacaaaaatacaaaactagtagttttgatgttcttgaggaccgagaaacTTAGTCTGTGTCTAACCCAAGACCGAGTGTTCTTCGCACTTAGGACCGAAAAAGTTAGCCCATAGTTAACTTAGGACAGAGAATTTTCGCACCCGATCTAAAATTCCTAAACATCAACTGATGGACTTTAGCACTCGATTGATGACTTCAACACCCCAACTGGGGATTCTAGCTCCTCGACCGAGATGTATTAACACCCCGATCGAGAATCCCGAACCTCGACCGAGGGGATTCCGATCTAGGACCGTGGGCTTTTAGCCTCGACCGATCAAATCACACCTAAGACTAAGGACACAGATCCTAGGGTCTTCTTGGTTTCATTTTtaattccaaaatatttttataattttgggatcctaaacaattttctaaaaatcttaaaaaaataaaaatgatttctaaacatttttggaatattttcataaaaattatttttgataaggctcgtttgtgatttatttttaaactctaatgcCCTAAAATTGGTGTTCTTCAAGTACATCCCTTCCTAATCAACCATTAGCTACATCTACCAACATTTAAAAgttgttgttacaattttaaatacatagaAATATGTGCATGACTAGGAacaaatgaataatttattaaaataaaacattatacaaccaatttttcCAAAGCTAAAATTTTATGAAGTAGAGACCATTTTCAAAAACGGGCACAAATGATGTAGCGCGAAATTTCttttccgagtatcaccaaactacgaactaaaaagAAACTCTAGTTACAATTACGTTtgtatatgtataattttattgattttaaactgTAAATCAATTGAAGACTCactatcaaataaataatcttttaaattaattatttctaattaatttaaacacatatttctaaaaaaaaaaaatttgattatttaaatttgaaagattatttgaaatttgatctttgattaattattttttataattaatttgaaaatgtcaagatattcttataaaactttttaaagaatgttttatttaaaaaaaaaaagaatactGACATGTAAATCGATGTTGAAAGTTCTCAAACATTAAGCTTTTTcgagaaaaaatattttcaagggttacaacaataataatattgttatagTCAGTAACAAATTGTTGATTAAAACAATCGCGAGACTAATTATCGATATCGCGACGATACCactataaaaaatagttaaatctACCTTTATTGAGTAATATTTTGAACAATTCTAATACAAATTCATATATTAGAAGAATAAATATTACAAGAATTTGTtaagcaaaaaaaaattcttacttaaatgtttataataagataacaatatttttctttatttttaaaacaccCAAAATTAAAACGAtattaagattaatattttagtgctagcttatattataattaatattatcaatataatttgatttgttattcATACGAAAGATTTACTTCtagaatacattttatttattttgattaagatAGTTGAAATAAGTAAAAGCATTGCAAGTATAATTTTAAATCTAAGCAAAATTTACTGCCTTCTTACACGGGTTTGTAAATTTATAAGATtcatttctattaattataaatttggtgAGTTTCATTGCTAAATGtatgaaatttatttcaaaaaaaataaattatatgagaTTAATTAAATCTGATCTAGTTATGCTTTAGTATATCTTTCAGCCGTTTAGAAATATTAAGCATATATTTACATGATCCATTAAAATTCTTTGTTACTATAAATATTCCTTTTACTTATAATTCAAAAgtctataattaataatactttattgtGAATATTAATATTCACATTGGTCACTTAATTACCAAAACAAAAGAGATTCACcacatttgaaattaattactATGTATAAGAAAAGGTTAATTATTGACCCAAAAATCTCCAATCTTGTCATTTTGACTATCATCAAATTTCAATTAATACACGTTATAACAAATcgaaaaatatttcaaatttttaaaattatgggattttgtgatttttttcttcttcaatttcattaaaaaaaataatagatagtatattaatttattattctaaataatacaattatagaAATGGGGTCAATAagaaaaaacttgttaaatgtgaTACTATTTGATTCATAAGCATATTCTCTTCTAAGTTAGACTCTTTAATgattacataaaattaatactatgagaaataatagaattatatatgtattttataaacagtttttattttgtatatttaaaatgttttattatatatattttgtaattaattaaatattttatcatcatattatttttggataatttcaaattatattatttaattggaAAAGATTATGCagtcaatttaataaaaacatttataccaaattaaacaaaaaagaaTCACACTATAATATCAGTACAAatgaaactaaaaaaattataatataatatgaattatgattttaaagaaaatcttTTACCAAAAAATAAGAATTACTCCTAATTTTAACTTTCACTATTTACAATGACATCGAGATTTTTAAAATAGGcgttctcaaaatatttttattgttttatatttatcataaacatattaatttagaacttaaaaaataaagattgtaACGAAAATATTAGGCTAAATTCAATAATAAGACATTGAAATGATGATTTATTgacatcaaatttaaaaataattaatgaaaattaaaaaaaaatgagtaacACTTTAATGAGGttgaaataaagataatttcttaatattattgttgATGGTTAATACCAAAAATAGGGTTTTATTTAGATGCATTAGTTTTTATATTGTGAGGCCTAATTTATTTTAGTacgaaataataattataatttaatcaatataCACTTAAACCTTAATCACAATTACTATAacttaagaatttatttttgttatacaAATCACCACTCTGCCTTCTCAACACTTTCTTCGTCTAGCTCCACATTTATCTTCGACTTATCACAAGCATCTaggtaataaaattaagttacaTGTGTTGCAacttattatctaatttattggGTGTTAATGTTTTATTCAACTCTAATCGACGTCCTTTCACAATAAGATAATTGCAACACCAGATAGACGAAGTTCGAGCTCGTGACGGAGGAACGAGTCACCACACAATGACGCTGTATGACGGTGACTAGTAGGTCGCAGTAACGTTTTAGGAATGATGATAGCTATGTATAAATCGGTAAAGTCGGACATCCGCCCAATTCTGTTGAGGAAGGAGTTACTAGATCGGTTCTAATTGACCTATTTCCGACTTGATTTTGCTAGGGTGAATCATCTTCCGTAAGAACAGTaagttcaaattattatttttttctttctaaacatCCATGAATAGATTCATAAATTTTAGTATTAGGTTCTATCGAGAAATTAAAACAACTATTTTTTTAGCTACATGAGATTGGAACGAATAAAATTAACAAGCATGACACCATACATCCATGTCCCCGCTTCCGTTCAAACTTCTAAATgttttagttaaaattaaacCCTTAACATTTTGGTTTCTGAAACCAAAACTTACCACTAGACTATCTTGGTTAACAGTTAAaatcaaaaaaacaaaacctATTGAAAAGGATTATAAgacaaaataagaaatataaggAGAATAAGATATGAAATGGTATATGTTTTACATCACGAGGAATTATTTTCAAGGTGTAGTTGAACTCAAATCATATTTACAAAGCCTTCAAATTTGTGAACATTAGTCGATAAAGATATAGACATTTGACTCAACAAATTGTCGAAGAAACAATTTGGCACATGAGAAATTTAGGATAATAGGATAAGTTTGAAATCATGTTAGtctaaaatctaaatatatatatatataattaagtagtATATTCTCCCAATTTTAAGCAATAATTAAGACTAACCTTATTTTAGACTTATACTAGTATCCTAGCTAACTTTCTTAAGTATGAAACTGTCATTATATACTATGATGAGAAGCTTCCAACTTTCTCGCTAAGGTTTCTCAAATTCCAACATTTTTCTCAAAACACTATTaccctaaaaaaaaaattgagtgaTCAAATTCAATATTAAAGTGTGTCTATtcaattgattatatatatatatatatatatatatatatatatatatatatatatatatatatatatatatatatatatatatatatatatatatatatatccaagtTTCTAGCCATATCTGAATTAGCCATATCTGAATCAGTATATAGAATTAACATTGGTTTCTCACATcctaaggatatatatatatataagagacaTGTAAAGGGTAGAGACTTTCATGTGACTATGTTAGGATGAGTTAACTGTTACCAACACAAATTTCGTACATAATTGACATTATGTTTGTTTagtaaaaataactttatatcaTTTTGAAGAATTATATCTCAAAATGTTTTTGCTACTTCTTATTGTTGAAAAATAGCATTCATCATATTTGGCTGTGAACCAACCCCTTTATCTTTGTATTACAAATTAAAGAACATTAATTCATAATCAAATCTTAAATTGAGTTATAAAACTCACATTGacttattttgtgttttctgaAAAGTTTGATACACTTTGTTGTAGTTGTAAAATTATTCAACAAGCTCTACAAAGAATTCCATAAGGACCATATGAGAATTTAGAAATTTGGTTAACAATTTTAactgttaatatatatatatatatatatatatatatatatatatatatatatatatatatatatatatatatatatatatatatatatatatatatatatatgcattcaatgcatttttatataaaaataacatacaacaaataatttaataatttaatattagagCGCGTtagaaataacataaatttaaaaaaacataaacacaTACCACTTTAGCTTAGATATTATAAAAAGGAGGATTCATTGATCAATACTTAGGTAATTAAAACAACTCAAAATAAGAAATACAGAAATAAAgataatcataaatatttgaataaaattatgacctaatatataatttcacatacaaataaaaatcaattagtgAAAACATCTCCATAATAGAACTAAAAGTGTGGATATCCCCCAACTTCAGCCACGTCTAGACAAAACGGCCTGTTGGAGGATGAAAATTAGGAACAAAATTACCTTGATCACCGGGAACTTGGAATCTAGCATCATCCGAGGCTTCATTGTTGTGATTGAGAGGATTATTCATGTTTTGGGATTTGTGTTTATTAATCTCTTCAATCTTTTCAACTATGACTTGATTCGTGCAGTAAAGAGTTTGCTGttcaatttgattaaaatcaatattACCTTCAAAAACATTGCGTAAAAGTTCAAGACCCTCAGATCGGTTGTTCTTCtccttcaaattttgtaatttgaCGGATTTTTTAGTTATCATTTCATTAAGATAGACGTCCTGAGTTGTTGCCTTTTGAGTGCGTTCAATAATAGGCAGGTTCATGACATAAGACATAAAATCTTTCACAGCCTTAAGAGATGGAAACACTTCAACTGGCTCAAcatcattaatattaaaaaaggaaaacaaaatactCACACCACAAAGAATTTCGAGTTGAGCTGCCATCTTGGAAACAACCACCGCCTTCTTAGTTAAGGCTGCTTGTCTTGCATTGGCATTCTGAATGAATGCGAGTTTAACTTTTCCCCTCCTCATTCTTTTATAAAGTTACAAGATATTTGAATTTCTTTTAAACGTGTTTTTAAACTTGttagaataaaattaagtaagtgATTCTTTATATAGGAAACCAATTCTTAAGTTAGTATTTGTGTAGATACGTAAACAATTCTTAGATATGgctttttaatatatcaaaaatgtTAATACCTATTGATTTGActaaaatttttctttttattattttcaataatatttctatttatattcttattataattaattctttcAATAGTCAATACCTGTATTActatttttctctatatataaaaactagTGATCTCACtcattaacattaatattttccTTTGCTAACTTCTAAATTGAAACGGTATAAAGATTAATAGTTTACTGTTagcttatattatatttaatattatcaatataacTTTGTGAAtatgattttaatgttttaaacttatttatacgAGGATTTACTTTTaagataagttttatttatttttattaagatagCTGAAATAAGTAAACTCATTGcaagtatatataattttaaattcaaacaaatcatTAATCACATTTGACATTTACTGTTACACgaatttgtaaatttataagatttatttatattaattttaaattgggtAAGTTTCAGTGCTGATTGtatgaaatttatttcaaaattaaaaataaatttatatgagaTTAACTAAATCTGATCTAGTTATTCTTTAGTAATTCTTCCagtattttagaaatattaagCATATATTTACATGATCCATTGAGATTCTTAGTTAACTAGCTATATATATTCCTTTTACTAATTCGAAGActctataattaataatactttattgtGAATATTAATATTCACATTGGTCACTTAAttactaaaacaaaattattgacCCAAGAATCTTCAATCTTGTCATTTTGACTATAGTTGAGG from Impatiens glandulifera chromosome 5, dImpGla2.1, whole genome shotgun sequence includes:
- the LOC124939073 gene encoding MADS-box transcription factor PHERES 1-like, whose product is MRRGKVKLAFIQNANARQAALTKKAVVVSKMAAQLEILCGVSILFSFFNINDVEPVEVFPSLKAVKDFMSYVMNLPIIERTQKATTQDVYLNEMITKKSVKLQNLKEKNNRSEGLELLRNVFEGNIDFNQIEQQTLYCTNQVIVEKIEEINKHKSQNMNNPLNHNNEASDDARFQVPGDQGNFVPNFHPPTGRFV